AACTTGAATTATGAACTTCTTAGTGACAGTAACATAAGCTGAATCTAACATGGACGTCAAACCCTTAGTTTCCCCAAGGGATATAAACATTATCGTCAATAGTACACTTGATGTTCAATTTTCTCTTTTTATTGTCATGTTATCAAACGACATACTGTTACTTTTAGGTTTGATCCATAGTTATCAATCATTTTGATTAGTATTCAGTTAGGGTTTCTGCTGATTATGTATTGTCAGTGTATCGATATATTGAGTGACTGAAAACATAATAATGATGATGGATTTAATGTATGTAGATACGATGGATGATCGTAAGGATGATGACAGTTCTCCTGTAAGTTCTATAGATAATTTTGGCAACATGATCGGGATTGTATGTGATGACGGGATTGTAGTTTCGTGTCTCAAGCAATTTCATGTGGTGGGTGATGATGATAATCCCGATACCCTTGTAGAAGTATACCCTAAAAAAGGTAATTATCGACTACTTTATTCAAAATTACATGAATATCGTATCGTTTTCAAtagatatgttttctttttggatAAAAAAGCATGAATGTTGAGTTTTTCTTTTTAGAcaaaaaaacataaatattgaGACAAACAATACCAATTGGTGGTTAGCTTTTTGTTGTATAGTTatgcttatttatttattttcgtgCATGGTGTTTCATATAGATTCAGAGTATGACAGATTGTTTGTCATCGATGGAAATCCAAAACTAGTGTTGTGTGGAGTTGGTGGCCATCGTATATTATGTCCATTAGTGAATAGGGTTGCAGAGGAAGTGCGAGGGGCTAAGGAAAAGTTCATTTCTAGACCAACCATTAAAAGCCTTTCAGATAAAGTGTCGAAATTTGCAAATTCATTTCTTATTGGTGGTGCAATTTTTCATCTCTTCATAGCGGGAGTTGACAAAGATTTTCTTGGCAATTCTAAATTAGATTTGAGGTATATCAACCAATCTGGTGATATTAGCATACCGAACAGGTTTGTAGCAGGATCGCCTCCTGCTACAAACCTGTTCGGTATGCTAATATCACCAGGTTTGTAGCAGGTTGATATACCAATTCTAAATTGGTATATCAACCAATCTGGTGATATTAGCATACCGAACAGGTTTGTAGCAGGATCGCCTCCTCCTCCATTTGGTGTCTGATCTGATTAGACACCAAATGGAGCATTTTGAAACCAGAACTATTAATCAAGCAATTAATGTGATTAAGTTTGCTTTTGGAAGTGTCATAAAGAAGGAAAAAGATTTAAAATATGGATATATTGATATCAGAGTTATAAACAGAAATGGATAGGTGACCGAGTACAGATATGATGATTTGAAGAAAATTGTGGGAGCATATTATGCTTAAATGAGAAGGAAAGTGGTTGAGGAGGAAGTAGAGGAGAGTGATTAAGAAGGAAGTGGAACCTTAAATTTCAATATTTATGATGTTAATTTTATGTGTTGTGCACTAAAAAGTACATGTATTTAGCTTTGTGCTCTACTTGATATCGTAgacttaattaaaatgttgatttcTACTGTTAGTTAAAATATTTCAGATTTTAAAATAGTTCCCTAAAAACAACTAATTCAGTTTTTAATCAATTTATTTATGTTCTGGATTGTCATAAACACCTATCTGCCTCTGCTTGTGTGTGATAGGTCAAGGAGGATAATTGTACGGGAATATACATATTTTTATCCATATTTTTTATCCATCTAAAAAAGACTCATCAAAACtaaatcaacacaaaaatcacATTTTTGATCCATCTAAAAAAGactcatcaaaacaaaatcaacacaaaaaccaCATTTGACATAAACCATCTAAATCACCCTCTCATATATTTCAGCCCACGAAAATTTCCCCACCTCATTAAAATCTGATACCGTCTATTTTCTTCCGTATCGGCTAATTTCGATTAAACCTTCTCTTTTCTTCCCTTAAAACCCAGAAACCATAAACCAAGATCTGAAACCAATTTTGATTCCTCATTCTTCTTATTCCACAAAACAGTTTTATGAACTCAATAACAAGAAATCTGACCTTAATCGGTATCAAATTAGGTTTAagtttcattttgattttgacATAAATCAAAAAATGGTGAAGTAAGAGAAAAAACAAGTcgaaaagatgaagaaaaatctTAAGAAAGTGGTCAAACAATCTCCAAATGGTAAATCATCATTTATTTCATCGACTTTATTGTTCTTCAGATGTTCTTTAGtgatttcatttttcttcaacGATTTTGTTAACCAGTGATTTGTTTCACTattgttcatcttcattgttcCATTGTTCTTCCGTGATGGTTGAAAATCAACATGCATTTGTAAACTGTGATTTTTGGTTTCACAAATTTTTGTTTCGTCACTGATTTTGCataaattaggtttcatcacgtgatttcatacttaggtttttgTAGTTTCATAATTGATTTTCTGTTAGTTACATAAACCAAAACTTCGTTGGTGTGTTGATTAATTCTGGTGGTTTTGACAAAACCGAAAATGGTTTCATCATTCTTCCCTTGTCCAATTTGGTTCCACCAATACTAGTTTGGTCGTGTTGGTTAATTATGgtcagatttgatgaaaccatttttggtttcatcattcttcCCTTGTTGGTTCTACCAATATTGGTTCGACAATGTTAGTTTATTCTTGTTTTGGATGCTAAAGTCCGTTTTGTTTATGTATTTTGTTTGGTCTAGGTTCAATCTTTCAATTTTTTTGATTTCATTTGTTAAGTTTGGGATTAATCTAGTAGACTGATCATAATTAATCAACACATAtggttatggtttcatcattttgtttgGTGCTTATAGTTTacatatggtttcatcattttgatGGTTTGGTGTTGCTGGTATAATCTggtatttttgatgaaaccatttttggtttcatcattttccaatTGTTATATTGGTTCCACCATAACTGATAATGTTTGCTATGCTATActtttcaattgttatatttGGTAACACCAATTCTACTTTGGTTTCGCGATGACCATGTGTTTGTTTGATGTATTATTACCTAATCATGTGTTTGTTTGATGTATTCTTACATAACCATGTGTTAAGTGAGCATGAACACTTTAATAGATTACTCTTGAATTTGCTGCAAGTTGGAATTAATTTGGTTTCATAATATCcctttatatcatatatatgctTGAATTttgttggtgctttagtttaCATATGATTTAACaacaaggaaaaaaagagaaacaaagtCGTATAGGTGCTCGTTGCACCATTTGCACGCGGTAACAACAAGCTTTAATACATAACAAAAAACTGCATACGAAGGCTCTTGTATCATGTCCATTTTGACGTTTCTTCGAGCCCTTCTATGATGGTGTATTGAAAGAAGACGAGCTAAATAAAAATATGAAATCCATCACGATGATTTTAAATTTACTTAAACAAAGAGATCGTCGTAAGCTCCCAGATTGTTTCAGAGTAATAAGATCAAAGGAAATGACACTGTAGACTATTTCAGAACATTTCGTTGTGATTTTTAGTCTACAAATGATGAAGGATGTAGAAGTAAACATAGATGAAGAGCTGATTAAAAAGGTTAACATGTTCGTGGCTCAATATTTTAGGGGAGATAAGAAGACGCACAAAAATGATATTAAACGTTGTATGATGGAAACCGCAGCGGATGAAACCAAAGCTGATGACTTCGTCAAGTTATTTGTTATGTTCATTTTGGTTTCGGTATTCGTCCCGAACAAAGGTGGGAAAACTCTGGCTGCAAAATACTTATACTTGGtatttgagatgaataaggtgTGTTGGACGGACGTCTTCCATGAGTATCTAATTGAGTCGAATATAACATCTGATTCCTCTCCACATGCCATATTCAATGCATATATATTCTCTGCGTATGCATGATAACCACTTGTGTCAAATCCATACTCTcttgtaaatatttgcataatctcCTTAGTCTTCTTCTTCGGGTTCTGTTTAATCTCATCCTTGATCAAGGAACTTATTAACTTTTTTGATACACGTGGTATGTTAATAAATCAAACGCCACAAGTATGTTGATTATTTAACTTGATAATAAAGGTACTTACTTCGATAGAATCACAAGAAATAAATATATGTGCCATTTACACTGGATGTTCCTCCTCCTTCTTATCACAACAAGCACTGATCCACAACTTCTCGTTTCCTATATCTTAAATGCATAGCCGGATGCAACATGGTATTTTATCAAGTCATGACACACTTGTACACACCTCATGGAAACAATTGTTCGACACTATGAAAAATACCTAGCCAATGAGCGGATTTCGACGGTTCTTTGACTACGTTAGGGTCATCATAATCAATGGTATGGGTAACTAGTGCCTGATTAAGAGGTACAACTTCTAACATATGTCATGATGAACTTGAACTCCCACCTCTATAGCATGATAAACTTGAACTCTCACCTCTATGGTGTACATATAAGTCTAGTGTTGGCaacttattgaacaaaaaaaatacaacagttgattgaagatcaaaatcagaTTAAAGAAACTTTTGCTGATTACCAAGTTAGTGAATGATTTCAATAGAGAGTCGTGAGaagtgaaccaattttaaacaaATATTATCCTTCAAATCCACAAGATTTGTTCGTAAACCAATGCGATACGACAACAAAGCTTCATTGTGACGTATACCTGCAATAACAGAGTccatatctacaagaaaattatgGAACCAAAAAAGGTTTCACTCAATTTAAACGTGAAAATAAAAAGGTTCCATTCATATTGATTTCAATATGAACAACAACATAAACAAATAATCAACAGAAGCAAATCGATTTCAATATGAATAACAAAGAAATATTGTAACATTATTGTAGCTTCTCTATTGAAATCAACaagaaaattcaaaaacaaatcaaatcagtAAAAATACATAAGAATCGAATTTTCCTTCCTGATGATATGATTCGAGTACTCAATCTGAAGATGATAGACTTAACATGACAGTTCGAAGGATTCAATTGTTACttctcttattattttttttttcaaattaagCTGAAAAGAATATGAGAACGGAAAACTAAAATAATTCAATTTCTTCAGTATTACAAATCAATCATCAATTACAATTCGAAGGATTTAAATTTACGATCTCTTCTCTAATTCAACTAATCTGAAATGAAAAAGATATCTCAAAATTAGTTTTTGAGATGATCAGATATGATCGAACCGTAGAATGTGATAAGAATAGTTTCTGAATTGGAAATATCGATGAAATTGGTAtaaatctcatatatatatatatatatatatatgtgaacCCTAAAATCTAAAATTCGAAGATTCCAGTTGAAAATGGGGGTGggaggggggtctaacaaccacacccaataattcgtttggcaatctgagaggacttactcaatctagagtaaagtatatcaaagagtttaatatctatgtttcacaatgtaatcagcaaatcaaacagattgaAATCCGCgatcctgattattatgtgaaacaacttgaacggtaccaaaaaccaatgttcaagtatcaatcaatgtaaattaacaaccaaatggtggatattctaattgattaatcttaacgcaaaacctgtgatatttcaattatataagaaaataaaatgcgaaaaaaaataacacaaacacaaaaTTTTTgctgacgaggaaaccgcaaatgcagaaaaaccctggaacctagtctggattgaacatcacactgtattaacccgctacatATTCTAGccaactaccaattaacttcggactggaatgtagttgaagcCTAAGCAATCTcaaactgattcaaggtacagttgcattccttacgtctctgatcccagcaggatactacgcacttgattcccttagctgatctcatccacaactaagagttgctacgacccaaagtcaaagacttggtaaacaaatttgtctcacacagaaaagtttataggattgaataaatctgtctcccacagtaatacccaagagtttttgttccgtcttttgatagatcaaggtgaactggaaccaattgataaaccgaacttatattcccgaagaacaacctagtattatcaataacctcacaataaacttaatcgaatagcgaaacaagttattgtggaatcacaaacgatgagacgaaggtgtttgtgactacttttctatcttgcctatcgaagatatatatatctcaagccaatcttatgattgcactcaatcacgatagaaaaaacaagatcagattacaTAACTAtacagaaaatagttgggtctggcttcacaatcccaatgaggtctttaagtcgttaacctacatggtctcaataagaaacctaaggttaaaggagaatcgactcaacttatgcaactagtaacacacatgaggtgtggggattagttttcccagttgctagagttatcctttatatatttttcaaatcatggtttgcaatccaagttaccttggtaacaaatcattcaatattcaccgttagatgaaaaacctgattcaaccaagctaatatctttcgaccgttagatcgaacttagcttgttacacacaaatgaaatgtaccctcatttaggtttatgtaaccgtacccaaacgtgtacaccatgttggttcaaaaattgttaaccgaggttagccacatgATTACTcccatataaaccttattcatcttaactataactagttcaaatgactcaaatgaaactagttaaagagttgttcaattgctatattttcatggattatacaagaacacaattgaagcaaaatgggtttgtttcactcgaatcaatacatgaacattatagccacaatttgcaaagattgcattccttattaataaatatttaagttcatgcacactaccgattttagaaagtaaccacttaagtatgcatacgggtatgcgtacttaagtaaccggatttgagtttggtttggttttcaaactcagcataaattcacggacgtgaactttccgccaatacgcgtacgagtatgcgtacttagGTAACTggatgagttggttttgatttccaacctcagcagaaattcagGGACGTGaaattccgccagtatgcgtacaggtacgcatacttaaccagtctccttcaaccattttgtatacacacaagtatgcagacatttggttcccggttttggacttatacactaatgtgcaaacacattaaatgcttatatccaaagatggttacaagattctaaactctttatttcaattattgaaacattcttagaggatgacaatagccgttttcacacactattagcattaaagcaattttcaagatattgaaataatcattatcgaaacattccaagtatacgcaaaatgattgtatcacacaaaccatgtaagatgttactcggtaattttatcatgatataagatgaacttggtcaaagcgaaagcttactaacacatatttcgagaaatatgtaagcgagatatactcagctcgaaacctcaaatgtgtatatagaaaactatatcgtaatacgacttatctCTCAacataggagatatagtagaaatagactttccaagtgatagatgattttaagtctccacatatcttttgtcgatgaagttccacaagctctccttagtagttcttcgtctttaagtgataaacgccgtgaagtctaagctcaactacacatgctagaaataggctagaaatcaagatttatagttttgatcactaacattgacaaacatgcttgagatagaaacgcatgcgagttcgaccgagcgcttctctaacaatctccccctttgtgaattttattgacaaaactatcaatacatatggattacaaaataaaataaaaatgtagcttctcatccacatgcttgatctccttggcatcttcaacaagactcgaaatcttcgtcatttccaagtactcaatgattccaaaggttgtaagattAACACCATCATTAGTTGAAGATCCGTACCGATAAcattgagaaaacaaatgctctcaatcattgttatacaatgtcatagtattattacacaacatcaaagttcaattttatcacaactttgacatcaatactatggtgatatgtatcactcccccttagtcaatacttcatctcaacatgaaaaccactcccccttacataataatctgtaaaccatatgtatttttggtatgaaactacacattaattctccccctttttgtcaatctaaattggcaaaggtacgaaaactagtgggatcctaatgaaattttcatagagatacttcatgaccaaaagagaatatcataccaacttatttagatgccatcataaagccgaagctaaatgcattcatgaaGGATTTAATAAAGATAGAAGATAACCCCTATAgtgttccacaaccgcactccccacaaagatttgacaattaagcacaagtttaaaaagaactctcctccataaaatgtcattcccgaaagaacaacaaaggcgaccttgcttttacaagaaaataaggatttctttgaacataatcaaatcacatgaaaacatgaatctgtatccaaagtattcaattgaattaaccacaagagaactgttgatggtggattttcgacaaaggtcaaaatcgtaaaatcattaCACTGCATGTTTCCGACCcgacttcaggaacgcatgtgactattcatattttatgatccgtgaaccgtttcatgatctctgatcgatttcctctcagatccatgatgaatatgtttctcgaaaaacctcccactagctgagcgttcgatgctacacatttcatcgtgccctctatatATAATAATAGAATTGGACGGTTCTCACGACATAATTTTTTGTCAGAGGgctcaacgccttcaggacttcggcgacactctttgttccctgactacatagagacacCCCCTATACATAGAATAACTATTGGGCGTTCCtttggacataattgtttgtcggagggattaacgccttcaggacgtcggcgatactcgttgttccctgactatgtagagagaccgtgtatagattcaggcggctctctggGAATAATTGTTTATCGGAGGGATAAACGCCTTCAAGAC
Above is a genomic segment from Papaver somniferum cultivar HN1 chromosome 10, ASM357369v1, whole genome shotgun sequence containing:
- the LOC113317448 gene encoding uncharacterized protein LOC113317448 isoform X2; translated protein: MDDRKDDDSSPVSSIDNFGNMIGIVCDDGIVVSCLKQFHVVGDDDNPDTLVEVYPKKDSEYDRLFVIDGNPKLVLCGVGGHRILCPLVNRVAEEVRGAKEKFISRPTIKSLSDKVSKFANSFLIGGAIFHLFIAGVDKDFLGNSKLDLRYINQSGDISIPNRFVAGSPPPPFGV
- the LOC113317448 gene encoding uncharacterized protein LOC113317448 isoform X1 codes for the protein MDDRKDDDSSPVSSIDNFGNMIGIVCDDGIVVSCLKQFHVVGDDDNPDTLVEVYPKKDSEYDRLFVIDGNPKLVLCGVGGHRILCPLVNRVAEEVRGAKEKFISRPTIKSLSDKVSKFANSFLIGGAIFHLFIAGVDKDFLGNSKLDLRYINQSGDISIPNRFVAGSPPATNLFGMLISPGL